GTGTTGAGTTTATACTTCTAACGATTTTATTCATATTAGCAACAAATTTTGGGCTGTATCCATAGCCTTGAAACCCCTGTATACATAATAGATGATGTCCTCTAATCCGTATCATTGATGTAAACTGATTACATATCTGTCTAAATCAATGATTAGTATTTTCTGTCTGAGTATCTTAGTTTATCTACTTCTCCATTATACGATGCTTTTGGTAGAATTGAAGCGCTAATACCTGCAGATATGCCCGCTTTTAGCAAGTCGCCAATAATAAACGGGACTACTCCCTTCACAATTGTATCCAATAAGCCCGTGCCTATACTAAATGCGAGATAAGGAAGACCAAAAATGTAGATGATACCTACACCTATCATCATAAGTCCTAATTGTGACACAAAACTGCGTGCCCTTATGTATCTATCAGTGTATCTACCAATCACAAAAGCTGCAACAATGAAGCCCAAAATGTAACCACAACTTGGCTGACTAAAAATAGCTAAGCCACCAACTTTACCCGCAAACCAAGGTATACCTGCTATCCCTAATCCAAGATACATTGCCTGACTCATTGCCCCATATGTGGCACCACACAATACTCCACTTAAAAGGACACCTAAAACCTGGCCAGTAAAAGGGACGGGTGTAAACGGTAAATAAATATAAATCTGTGCCAACAACCCTGTGACGCATGCCATACTGAAAGCCAAAATTAACTTTTTTGCAATTGTTAACTCATAGCGCCATTTGAAAAATAAATACCTCGCCTGTAGGTATTTATCAACTATTGCTATTACATTCATTGCTCCCCCCTTTACGACTTAAAGAAGTCTAATATTTTTATAAGAGTAGACTTAAGCTCTGGTCTCGGTACTACCATATCGAGTAATCCATGTTCAAGCAAGAATTCAGACTTCTGAAATCCTTGTGGCAGCTCCTGTTTTATTGTTTGCTCAATCACCCTAGGACCTGCAAACCCAAGGAGTGCTTTTGGCTCAGCTATTACTATATCGCCTAATGAAGCGTAAGAAGCCATAACACCGGCAGTTGTTGGATTTGTCAATATACTAATAAATGGGATTTTCTGTTCTGATAACTCAGCGAGTGTGCCTGCTGTTTTTGCCATCTGCATAAGGGATAAAATCCCTTCCTGCATCCTTGCCCCACCAGAGGCACTCACAATTATAAGTGGAATTTTCTTATCCATTGCAAGTTTAATTAGACGCTTAACTTTCTCACCCACAACCGAGCCCATTGAACCACCCCTAAACCCAAAATCCATCACCCCAATAGCTACATTATGGAGACCAATTTTAGCTTCACCTACAATAATTGCTTCTTTAAGTCCAGTACGCTTAGAATCAGACTCAAGTTTCTCAAGGTAGTCATCAAATCCTAATGGATTAGCAGGTCCTATTGAGACTTCAACCTCAATAAACTCATCTGTTAATATTTCAATGTACTTTTTAGCAGATATCTTAAAATGATAGCCACAGTTCTCACACACCCATAAGTGTTTTTCAATCTCTTTCCGATAAAGTATTTCACCACAACCCTCACACTTAAGCCATAGACCGTCAGGTACCTCTCGTTTTACAGTAGGTTTAAGTCCCTTTTTGCCTTTAAACCACATATTTAATCTAAAACTTACAAGAAATAACACATACTGTCAAGAAAAAATCTTGACAAACCCCATAATTTAGTGCA
The genomic region above belongs to bacterium and contains:
- the accD gene encoding acetyl-CoA carboxylase, carboxyltransferase subunit beta; this translates as MWFKGKKGLKPTVKREVPDGLWLKCEGCGEILYRKEIEKHLWVCENCGYHFKISAKKYIEILTDEFIEVEVSIGPANPLGFDDYLEKLESDSKRTGLKEAIIVGEAKIGLHNVAIGVMDFGFRGGSMGSVVGEKVKRLIKLAMDKKIPLIIVSASGGARMQEGILSLMQMAKTAGTLAELSEQKIPFISILTNPTTAGVMASYASLGDIVIAEPKALLGFAGPRVIEQTIKQELPQGFQKSEFLLEHGLLDMVVPRPELKSTLIKILDFFKS
- a CDS encoding biotin transporter BioY encodes the protein MNVIAIVDKYLQARYLFFKWRYELTIAKKLILAFSMACVTGLLAQIYIYLPFTPVPFTGQVLGVLLSGVLCGATYGAMSQAMYLGLGIAGIPWFAGKVGGLAIFSQPSCGYILGFIVAAFVIGRYTDRYIRARSFVSQLGLMMIGVGIIYIFGLPYLAFSIGTGLLDTIVKGVVPFIIGDLLKAGISAGISASILPKASYNGEVDKLRYSDRKY